One part of the Dermacentor silvarum isolate Dsil-2018 chromosome 6, BIME_Dsil_1.4, whole genome shotgun sequence genome encodes these proteins:
- the LOC119456883 gene encoding aminopeptidase Ey-like, which yields MASSARRAAAEPCDATEHDSSSKLFRSIDRDSAQAAVVKHQPWQLVCMGSCFVISVVVMMGFGAASVSSSPHRSLPATVVGPRRGGGRAGGALTWWYFGANTHAPAATATTTNTTIGNVLPRLRSEETPDEESSIETLRRLKDKLESLAAQQAQATEKNTTDSTNPAATRLPITPTARGARRVALDGSTPVHYVLEIEPSLDEATNFSFNGTVTVTFVCRKRTDKIALHAAAVLAVDVLNIVATFRSVQKPLRIDNTSRNVLEDLYVIRLKEQLHRNERYNLTLRFSGTVGTDPKGLYRVSYIEAPGKRHKWALLTKMRPKYARRVFPCFDDPSVTASFDITIVHKKGVNALSNMPVYRTERRTPDLVADTFARTPRIPTLLIALTLNDFPSFGKGTMRVWTRASATALAQKLALDVVPKLLEHYEDYYETKYPMPKLDIVILANCSIVTSGYFGLIFMKEPTFVLQNPRKTMAKDAVQRLSALAQAISAQWFGNHVTLSGWNNIWLSRALAGFNKYSALKKIDPYWDSADLELVYDVHEALYLDSLGTRYALSDEDSIDMQAENPLINIDLKKVENMSGTPMDLTSVMHTWTKQDGYPLVTVKRFYASGTAKVSQCRYYLNEPRLENSNIWHIPITFSNGGPFSQFRDHPPVVWLSNPDGKLTDIPYNGTWLLLNLKAKGFYRVNYDKRNWMMLIEQLKKDHTAIPHQNRAQLLADIYDLARSGALQMSLAFSASRYLTKEREFLPWKAVLNAWRGIEKLLLGTNIFPSWKAFVVRLITSAYTALNWEEKPSDDVQKTLLRRDIYALACRYDYAPCVSAAVNYFKAFKSASRQQNKIPHNHRGFVYCAAVQRGDYSDWKFVWDRFVEHAHEPGLERSELIWALSCSTNQRITRTLLRKTLNEKLLNVIDCVRIFTFVAERSVEGRNLTLDFIRKNWPSMFFMWRARFMEILIRVAAKMVNDQELDQVRNLFYNFNGTSAEVTWAFQQLDRNAAANTAWMASQYKQISKFLAEDERKSKNLKA from the exons ATGGCGTCGTCGGCGCGCCGAGCCGCTGCCGAGCCGTGCGACGCGACCGAGCACGACTCGAGCAGCAAGCTCTTTCGTTCTATTGATAGAGACAGCGCGCAAGCAGCTGTAGTCAAACACCAACCCTGGCAGCTCGTCTGCATGGGCTCGTGTTTCGTGATCAGCGTGGTCGTCATGATGGGCTTCGGCGCCGCGTCCGTCTCCAGCTCTCCGCACCGCTCGCTGCCCGCCACTGTAGTAGGGCCGCGACGTGGCGGCGGCCGCGCCGGAGGTGCACTCACGTGGTGGTACTTCGGCGCGAACACCCATGccccggcggcgacggcgacgacgacgaacacgacCATTGGCAACGTTCTACCGAGACTGCGCTCCGAAGAAACACCCGACGAGGAGTCGTCGATCGAGACCCTGCGACGCCTAAAGGAC AAGCTCGAGTCCTTGGCAGCGCAGCAGGCGCAGGCCACCGAGAAGAACACGACGGACTCGACGAATCCCGCAGCCACTCGCCTTCCGATTACGCCGACtgcgcgcggcgcgcgccgcGTCGCGCTGGACGGTTCCACTCCCGTACACTACGTCCTGGAGATCGAGCCCAGCCTGGACGAAGCGACCAACTTCTCGTTCAATGGAACCGTGACCGTCACCTTCGTGTGCCGCAAGCGCACGGACAAGATCGCGCTCCACGCCGCGGCCGTACTGGCGGTGGACGTGCTCAACATCGTGGCCACCTTCAGGAGCGTCCAGAAGCCGTTGCGCATCGACAACACGTCTCGCAACGTGCTCGAGGACTTATACGTCATCCGGCTGAAAGAGCAGCTCCACAGGAACGAGCGCTACAACTTGACTCTGCGCTTCTCTGGTACGGTGGGCACGGATCCCAAGGGGCTCTACCGGGTCAGCTACATCGAAGCTCCCGGAAAGCGACACAA GTGGGCCCTGCTCACTAAAATGCGCCCTAAGTACGCCCGGAGGGTGTTCCCCTGCTTCGACGACCCTTCGGTGACGGCCAGCTTTGACATCACCATAGTGCACAAGAAAGGGGTCAACGCCTTGTCCAACATGCCAGTCTACAGGACGGAAAGAAG GACGCCAGACCTTGTGGCCGACACCTTTGCCAGGACGCCGAGGATACCAACCCTGCTCATCGCGCTCACACTGAACGACTTTCCGTCCTTCGGCAAGGGCACG ATGCGGGTTTGGACTCGTGCATCGGCTACAGCCCTGGCACAAAAACTGGCTCTGGACGTCGTGCCCAAGTTGCTCGAGCATTACGAAGATTATTACGAGACGAAGTATCCGATGCCGAAACTGG ATATCGTGATCCTTGCCAACTGCTCCATTGTCACGTCCGGCTACTTTGGATTGATCTTCATGAAGGAGCCGACGTTCGTCCTTCAGAATCCACGAAAGACAATGGCCAAAGATGCTGTGCAGAGGTTGTCGGCTTTGGCTCAGGCCATATCGGCGCAG TGGTTTGGAAACCACGTGACGCTGTCTGGGTGGAATAACATTTGGCTGAGCCGAGCACTGGCCGGGTTCAACAAGTACTCGGCGCTGAAGAAAATCGACCCCTACTGGGATTCC GCTGACTTGGAGCTCGTCTACGACGTTCACGAGGCGCTGTATTTAGACAGCCTGGGCACCCGCTACGCGCTGTCAGACGAGGACTCCATCGATATGCAGGCCGAAAACCCTCTCATCAACATCGACCTAAAGAAG GTTGAAAACATGTCGGGCACTCCCATGGATCTGACCTCGGTTATGCACACGTGGACGAAGCAAGATGGCTACCCCTTGGTTACTGTCAAAAGGTTCTACGCTTCGGGCACTGCCAAGGTCTCCCAGTGTCGCTACTACTTGAACGAACCTCGTTTGGAAAACAG CAACATCTGGCACATTCCGATCACCTTTTCCAACGGAGGTCCATTTTCGCAATTCAGGGACCACCCTCCGGTCGTCTGGTTGTCGAATCCTGATG GCAAGTTGACGGACATTCCTTACAACGGGACCTGGCTCTTGCTCAACCTGAAAGCCAAGGGTTTCTATCGCGTGAACTACGACAAAAGGAACTGGATGATGCTCATCGAACAACTGAAGAAAGACCACACG GCCATACCGCATCAAAACAGAGCACAGTTACTCGCTGACATCTACGACCTTGCCCG GTCGGGCGCCCTTCAAATGAGCCTAGCATTCTCTGCCAGCCGCTACCTGACCAAGGAAAGAGAGTTTCTGCCATGGAAAGCAGTCTTGAATGCCTGGAGAGGCATCGAGAAGCTCCTGCTGGGTACCAACATATTCCCGTCCTGGAAG GCTTTTGTCGTGCGCCTGATCACCTCCGCTTACACGGCGCTAAACTGGGAAGAGAAGCCTTCCGACGATGTTCAGAAAAC GCTACTGCGCAGGGACATCTACGCGTTGGCTTGTCGTTACGACTACGCCCCTTGCGTGTCGGCTGCAGTCAACTACTTCAAGGCGTTCAAGAGCGCCAGTCGACAGCAGAACAA GATACCTCACAACCATCGTGGCTTCGTGTACTGCGCCGCGGTGCAGCGGGGCGACTACTCGGACTGGAAGTTTGTCTGGGACCGCTTCGTGGAGCACGCGCACGAACCGGGCCTGGAGCGCTCCGAGCTCATCTGGGCGCTGAGCTGCTCCACCAACCAGAGGATCACTCGAAC GCTCCTGAGGAAGACTCTGAACGAGAAGCTGTTGAACGTGATTGACTGCGTCCGCATATTCACCTTCGTGGCGGAACGGAGTGTCGAAGGAAGGAACCTCACGTTGGACTTCATCCGCAAGAACTGGCCGTCAATGTTCTTCAT GTGGCGTGCAAGGTTCATGGAGATCCTGATTCGCGTCGCTGCGAAAATGGTGAATGATCAGGAGCTCGACCAA GTTCGCAACTTGTTCTACAATTTCAATGGGACTTCGGCTGAGGTGACCTGGGCCTTCCAGCAGCTCGACAGAAACGCCGCCGCGAACACAGCTTGGATGGCGTCGCAATACAAGCAGATCAGCAAATTTCTGGCTGAAGACGAGCGAAAGAGTAAAAACCTGAAAGCTTGA